Proteins co-encoded in one Candidatus Krumholzibacteriota bacterium genomic window:
- a CDS encoding DUF4276 family protein produces the protein MSRVVFLLEEQSMKVLLDGLLPRLFPDLQFLCVPHEGKQDLERSIPRKLRAWREPGARFCVVRDNDGADCRRVKDAIVALCHEGRRDDCLVRIACQELEAWYFGAPDAIADAFDRDNIRGIGRRARYRDPDAIAQPSRALAKLVREFQKVSGARRMAQHLGRENSSHSYTTFIAGINRLADEILGLEGEV, from the coding sequence ATGAGTAGAGTTGTTTTCCTGCTCGAGGAGCAGTCGATGAAGGTCCTGCTGGATGGGCTTCTTCCTCGGTTGTTTCCCGACCTGCAATTTCTCTGTGTTCCGCACGAGGGCAAGCAGGACTTGGAACGCAGCATTCCCCGCAAGCTCCGCGCCTGGCGTGAGCCCGGCGCCCGGTTCTGTGTCGTGAGGGACAATGACGGGGCTGATTGCCGACGAGTGAAGGATGCAATAGTAGCGTTGTGTCATGAGGGGAGACGCGATGACTGTCTAGTCCGCATCGCCTGCCAGGAACTGGAAGCGTGGTATTTCGGAGCCCCGGACGCGATTGCGGATGCCTTCGATCGCGACAACATCCGCGGGATCGGCAGAAGGGCCCGCTATCGCGATCCGGATGCGATCGCTCAGCCTTCACGGGCGTTGGCGAAACTCGTACGGGAGTTCCAGAAGGTGTCAGGTGCCCGGCGGATGGCGCAGCATCTAGGACGAGAGAATTCATCACACAGCTATACGACATTTATCGCCGGTATCAATCGGTTGGCCGACGAGATTTTGGGGCTGGAGGGGGAAGTCTAA
- a CDS encoding DUF499 domain-containing protein yields MAISNQDRIGKAMELLRSGLAPFVEREFKNQHKGKAEAAAREYFHDERAIGDKPIAEWDAAALLQLMWESWNVVFNKTLGRAERSLVQELRDCRNKWAHQEPFSSDDTDRALDSMTRLLTAVSAPQADAVNKMKMELRRLTFDEQVRSEKRKAGGSLIEAAATGTLKPWREIVTPHPDVASGHYQQAEFAADLWQVHLGEGSDEYKKPQEFFRRTYLTESLKNLLVGGVQRLSGKGGDPVVQLQTNFGGGKTHSMLALYHLFSGMNPSELAGVDAVLAEAGVKSLPTAKRVVLVGNKISPGNPVTKPDGTVVRTLWGELAWQLGGKKAFVRVQADDEKATNPGDVLRELFKEYGPCLILIDEWVAYARQLHEQSDLPAGGFETQFTFAQALTESAKLAGNCLLVISLPASDTTGSPHMQADDVEVGGVRGREALERLRNVVGRVESSWRPATAEEGFEIVRRRLFEPIPGEQYKQRDVTARAFADLYRAQSAEFPPECRTGEYEKRIQAAFPIHPEIFDRLYADWSTLVKFQRTRGVLRLMAAVIHSLWEKGDRNPLILPSTVPIDDARVQSELTRYLSDNWAPIIEKDVDGSSSLPLKIDAEQPNLGKLHATRRVARTIYLGSAPTAAAAHRGIEDRHVKLGCVMPGESPAVFGDALRRLAASATYLYQDGPRFWYATQPTVTKLAEDRTEQFKRDLDKIAQELDERLRADLCKSGDFSRIHPLPRTGADVPDDLDARLVVLPADFPYTKEPGNSAETAAKAILESRGKTLRLYRNTLVFLAADKVRLQDLDEAVRRYLAWKSIVAETDTLNLDPHQVRQAETQKQAADSVVTARLPETYQWVLVPEQANPQAPITWEAIRLSGGDALAARASKRLRRDELLVASLGSTILRKHLDDVPLWRGDHVEVKQLVDDFARYLYLPRLAGPEVLVQAIRDGIALLTWQSDTFAYAQGHDESSARYPGLQGGQVVNLSIDSGGMLVKPNVAKKQLDAEVPSSNPGATEGMPTGGSTGNGSPGGSVDGGNGGNAVPAEPQLPRRFHGTIQLDSTRVGLDASRIADEVISHLAGQVGAEVTVTLEIEATLTSGASDQIVRTVTENSRTLKFTSQGFEKE; encoded by the coding sequence ATGGCCATCAGTAACCAAGACCGCATCGGAAAGGCCATGGAGTTGCTTCGATCTGGCTTGGCTCCATTCGTTGAACGGGAGTTCAAGAACCAGCACAAGGGCAAGGCGGAAGCTGCGGCCCGTGAGTATTTCCACGACGAACGCGCAATCGGGGACAAGCCAATCGCCGAGTGGGATGCTGCGGCCCTACTCCAGTTGATGTGGGAGTCCTGGAACGTCGTATTCAACAAGACCCTGGGCCGCGCTGAACGCTCGCTGGTGCAGGAGCTTCGCGATTGCCGCAACAAATGGGCTCACCAGGAGCCGTTCTCCAGCGACGACACCGACCGTGCCCTCGACTCCATGACTCGTCTGTTGACGGCGGTCTCTGCCCCGCAGGCGGACGCCGTCAACAAAATGAAGATGGAGCTGCGCCGCCTAACCTTCGACGAACAGGTGCGCAGCGAGAAGCGCAAGGCCGGCGGCTCGCTCATCGAAGCGGCCGCGACAGGCACGCTCAAGCCCTGGCGAGAGATCGTCACCCCTCATCCCGATGTGGCGAGCGGCCACTATCAGCAGGCTGAATTCGCCGCCGACCTCTGGCAGGTGCACCTGGGCGAGGGGTCAGACGAGTACAAGAAGCCGCAGGAGTTTTTCCGGCGCACATATCTGACGGAGAGCCTGAAGAATCTGCTGGTCGGCGGGGTCCAGCGCCTTTCGGGTAAGGGTGGAGATCCGGTTGTTCAGCTTCAGACCAACTTCGGCGGCGGCAAGACCCACTCGATGCTCGCCCTGTATCACCTGTTCTCCGGCATGAACCCGAGCGAGCTAGCAGGCGTGGATGCCGTACTGGCCGAGGCGGGCGTGAAATCCCTCCCAACGGCCAAACGCGTGGTGCTGGTGGGGAACAAGATTTCTCCGGGGAATCCGGTTACGAAGCCGGACGGTACTGTCGTGCGGACCCTGTGGGGTGAGCTGGCGTGGCAGCTCGGCGGCAAGAAGGCCTTTGTGCGCGTCCAGGCCGACGACGAGAAGGCGACTAACCCTGGCGATGTCCTGCGGGAGCTGTTCAAGGAATATGGTCCCTGCCTGATCCTAATTGACGAGTGGGTTGCGTACGCCCGTCAGCTGCACGAACAGAGCGATCTGCCGGCTGGTGGTTTCGAGACCCAGTTCACGTTTGCCCAGGCGTTGACCGAATCGGCCAAGCTCGCCGGCAACTGCTTGCTCGTGATCTCATTGCCTGCTTCGGACACAACAGGGTCTCCTCACATGCAGGCTGATGACGTGGAAGTTGGTGGTGTACGCGGGCGAGAGGCGCTGGAACGACTGCGTAACGTAGTCGGTCGCGTGGAGTCGTCTTGGCGGCCTGCAACGGCCGAAGAGGGTTTCGAGATTGTCCGCCGTCGCCTCTTCGAGCCGATTCCGGGGGAGCAGTACAAGCAGCGTGACGTGACGGCGCGCGCCTTTGCCGACCTGTATCGAGCTCAAAGCGCGGAATTTCCTCCGGAGTGCCGGACTGGCGAATACGAGAAGCGTATCCAGGCCGCGTTCCCGATCCACCCGGAGATCTTCGACCGCCTCTACGCTGACTGGTCCACCCTCGTGAAGTTCCAGCGCACGCGCGGCGTACTGCGCCTGATGGCCGCGGTGATCCACAGCTTGTGGGAGAAGGGGGACCGCAACCCGCTGATCCTGCCCTCGACGGTGCCGATCGACGATGCGCGGGTGCAATCTGAACTGACGCGCTATCTCTCCGACAACTGGGCGCCGATCATCGAGAAAGACGTGGACGGTTCAAGTTCGCTGCCGCTGAAGATCGACGCCGAACAACCCAACTTGGGCAAGCTGCACGCCACAAGGCGGGTTGCTCGTACGATCTATCTCGGTTCAGCGCCGACTGCCGCTGCGGCGCACCGTGGAATCGAGGACCGTCATGTGAAGCTCGGTTGCGTCATGCCCGGCGAATCGCCCGCGGTGTTCGGAGATGCGCTCAGGCGACTGGCCGCCTCGGCGACCTACCTCTACCAGGACGGGCCACGGTTCTGGTACGCCACCCAGCCGACGGTGACCAAGCTGGCCGAGGATCGTACCGAACAGTTTAAGCGCGACCTGGACAAGATCGCCCAGGAACTCGACGAGCGACTCCGAGCCGATCTGTGCAAATCCGGAGACTTCTCCCGCATTCATCCATTGCCGCGGACGGGTGCGGACGTGCCGGACGATCTGGACGCCCGCCTGGTCGTGCTGCCTGCGGACTTCCCCTACACCAAAGAACCGGGTAACTCGGCCGAGACAGCGGCCAAGGCGATTCTCGAGTCGCGCGGCAAAACCCTGCGTTTGTACCGAAACACATTGGTTTTCCTGGCGGCCGACAAGGTCCGCCTGCAGGACCTGGACGAGGCCGTGCGCCGGTACCTGGCTTGGAAATCCATTGTCGCGGAAACAGACACGTTGAACCTCGACCCACACCAGGTACGGCAAGCCGAAACCCAGAAACAGGCGGCCGACAGCGTGGTGACGGCTCGGCTCCCCGAGACCTACCAGTGGGTCCTGGTTCCGGAGCAAGCCAATCCGCAAGCCCCGATCACTTGGGAAGCGATTCGATTGTCGGGCGGCGACGCGTTGGCGGCGCGGGCCAGCAAGCGCCTCCGAAGAGACGAATTGCTCGTCGCTTCGCTCGGCTCGACGATTCTGCGCAAGCACCTCGACGACGTCCCTCTGTGGCGTGGAGACCATGTCGAAGTGAAGCAGCTGGTGGACGATTTCGCTCGCTACCTTTACCTGCCGCGCCTGGCAGGTCCCGAAGTTCTTGTGCAGGCAATTCGGGACGGCATCGCTCTGTTGACCTGGCAATCGGATACATTTGCATACGCACAAGGCCATGACGAGTCCTCAGCCAGGTATCCAGGGCTGCAGGGCGGACAAGTCGTCAACCTGTCGATCGACAGCGGAGGCATGTTGGTCAAGCCGAACGTTGCAAAGAAGCAGTTGGACGCTGAAGTGCCCTCGTCGAATCCTGGCGCAACGGAGGGGATGCCGACTGGAGGCTCCACCGGTAATGGGAGCCCTGGCGGGTCGGTGGACGGAGGCAATGGCGGCAATGCTGTTCCGGCTGAACCCCAGCTTCCTCGTAGATTCCACGGCACGATCCAACTCGACTCTACTCGCGTCGGTCTCGACGCGAGCCGCATTGCCGACGAGGTGATTTCTCACCTGGCCGGCCAAGTGGGGGCTGAGGTCACGGTAACGCTGGAGATTGAGGCCACACTCACCAGCGGTGCATCGGATCAGATTGTCCGAACGGTTACTGAGAATAGTCGGACGTTGAAGTTCACCTCCCAGGGATTCGAGAAGGAATGA
- a CDS encoding NYN domain-containing protein, translating to MNEPSIAVFIDFENLAIGVQSLKGANTFKIDLVLKRLLGKGRVVYKRAYSDWMKYRGEMKEFHAEGVELIDIPQSKMSGKNSADIRMVVDAIDLCHIKGNIDIFALVSGDSDFSPLVAKLKENNKRVIGCGIRSSTSQLLVNNCDEFIYYDDLVRELRAQPRSAAQGKPADRAAKPRATRQRKTKAKTKSAPASDAAPPADAAGAPAEAIAPENGEHADVFNKILEVIRSLQDDYDPLWGSLVKQTVRRVHPGFREKHYGFSGFNEMLEEMQERGYLELEYDQSRGNFKVVLVGH from the coding sequence ATGAACGAACCGTCTATCGCCGTCTTCATCGATTTCGAGAACCTCGCCATCGGCGTCCAGAGCCTGAAGGGGGCGAACACGTTCAAGATCGATCTCGTCCTGAAGCGCCTCCTCGGCAAGGGACGGGTCGTCTACAAGCGGGCCTACAGCGACTGGATGAAGTACCGCGGCGAGATGAAGGAGTTCCACGCCGAGGGGGTCGAGCTGATCGACATCCCCCAGAGCAAGATGAGCGGCAAGAACTCCGCCGACATCCGGATGGTCGTCGACGCCATCGACCTCTGCCACATCAAGGGCAACATCGACATCTTCGCCCTCGTCTCGGGGGACAGCGATTTCTCGCCGCTCGTCGCCAAGCTCAAGGAGAACAACAAGCGGGTGATCGGCTGCGGGATCCGCTCCTCCACCTCGCAGCTCCTCGTCAACAACTGCGACGAGTTCATCTACTACGACGACCTCGTCCGCGAGCTGCGCGCGCAGCCGCGCTCGGCCGCGCAGGGCAAGCCCGCCGACAGGGCCGCGAAGCCCCGGGCCACCCGCCAGCGCAAGACCAAGGCCAAGACGAAATCCGCCCCCGCCTCCGACGCGGCCCCCCCGGCGGATGCCGCCGGCGCACCGGCCGAGGCCATTGCCCCGGAGAACGGCGAGCACGCCGACGTCTTCAACAAGATCCTCGAGGTCATCCGTTCCCTGCAGGACGACTACGATCCCCTCTGGGGCTCGCTCGTCAAGCAGACCGTCCGGCGCGTCCATCCCGGTTTCCGGGAGAAGCACTACGGGTTCAGCGGGTTCAACGAGATGCTCGAGGAGATGCAGGAGCGCGGCTACCTCGAACTCGAGTACGACCAGAGCCGGGGCAACTTCAAGGTGGTGCTCGTCGGGCACTGA
- a CDS encoding UbiA prenyltransferase family protein, with protein MGRGSISVSPGGGGASRSTCEPGGSLAGDGLGRPPARPADFLFLLRPMILIPVWTFFLLGAKHGGAGAWATAPILRLLAGLVSITAAIGAVYVVNQIADRESDLRNDKLFLIPRGIVPMRAAWIETAVLAALSIALGAVFLPWGFTALMIGGMALGAAYSLEPVRLKRRAFWDVAANALWNGLMNTLAGWIAAGGSLERWPLLLPYPLAVAAVHLATTLADIEGDRACGFNTSGMELGVGFGLGLSTALMTASAVVAYLVGNNFAMGAALFSLLVFVNASRHGSGDDAARVLLPAKGATALFALAACVAFPLFLPALAIVVWLTRVYYRRRFGIAYPSF; from the coding sequence ATGGGTCGAGGAAGCATAAGCGTCTCCCCCGGCGGCGGGGGAGCGTCACGATCGACATGCGAGCCGGGCGGCTCGCTCGCGGGCGACGGCCTCGGCCGGCCTCCCGCGCGCCCGGCTGATTTCCTCTTCCTCCTGCGCCCGATGATCTTGATCCCCGTCTGGACCTTCTTCCTGCTCGGCGCGAAGCACGGCGGTGCCGGCGCGTGGGCAACCGCCCCGATCCTGCGCCTCCTCGCCGGGCTCGTCTCGATCACCGCCGCGATCGGCGCGGTCTACGTCGTCAACCAGATCGCCGACCGGGAATCGGACCTCCGGAACGACAAGCTCTTCCTCATCCCGCGCGGGATCGTTCCGATGCGCGCCGCGTGGATCGAGACGGCCGTGCTCGCGGCCCTGTCGATCGCCCTCGGCGCCGTCTTCCTGCCGTGGGGGTTCACCGCGCTCATGATCGGGGGGATGGCCCTCGGCGCGGCCTACTCGCTCGAGCCCGTGCGTCTCAAGCGCCGGGCCTTCTGGGACGTGGCGGCGAACGCCCTCTGGAACGGGCTGATGAACACGCTGGCCGGGTGGATCGCCGCGGGGGGCTCGCTCGAACGCTGGCCGCTCCTCCTTCCCTACCCGCTGGCCGTGGCCGCCGTGCACCTCGCGACGACCCTCGCCGACATCGAGGGGGACCGCGCCTGCGGCTTCAACACGAGCGGGATGGAGCTGGGGGTGGGGTTCGGGCTCGGCCTCTCGACCGCCCTCATGACGGCCTCGGCCGTCGTCGCCTACCTCGTGGGCAACAATTTCGCGATGGGAGCGGCCCTCTTCTCGCTCCTCGTCTTCGTCAACGCCTCGCGCCACGGCAGCGGCGACGACGCGGCCCGCGTCCTCCTGCCGGCCAAGGGAGCGACGGCCCTCTTCGCCCTGGCCGCCTGCGTGGCCTTCCCCCTCTTCCTCCCGGCGCTCGCGATCGTCGTGTGGCTCACGCGGGTGTACTACCGGCGGCGGTTCGGGATCGCGTACCCGTCCTTCTGA
- a CDS encoding AMP-binding protein: MADQPAETTKNASGATTLPALFDEAIRAHGARVAMKCRYPWGYQNITFPELGKLVSYLGTGLIAHGLGERDRVALLAENSPEWTIVYAAVASCRATIVPLDYQLRENEVRHLLMHSGARFLVTTEKIYNERIADLHLGGVTVVVIAEGESELGVPTLGQVMAEGKEKVNGGDGSFVRRKDAVSPEDIAAICYTSGTTGTPKGAMLLHRNITANVRQILARLDFAETDVFLSLLPLHHTFATTCNFLAPVAAGCTIVFGRSIKQRDIREDIEREGVTILIGVPLLFQHMAKALPKAAPRPVKQKKEGGNPVSRFFGGIASGIRRLFGIGGGPSRAARQVVAAGPFGRLKYMVSGAAALRPDIEDAFLALDIPMLQGYGLTEASPVISVNLPGKARSGTVGPPLPGIEAKIVSPDDEGVGELCIRGDNVMQGYYNNPQATAEVLSGGWLRTGDLGRIDEAGYITIAGRKKSVIVSAGGKNIHPAEIEALIEESPYVIESLVMGIDDRKGNVRLGAVVVPDYDALSNDDEFGDDLTEDTIRQTIAAEIKRLCEGLPDYKRVLEFQIRDHELPRTTTRKIKRHLVKWVEEA, translated from the coding sequence ATGGCAGACCAGCCGGCCGAGACGACGAAAAACGCGAGCGGCGCGACGACACTTCCCGCCTTGTTCGACGAGGCGATCCGCGCGCACGGCGCCCGCGTCGCGATGAAATGCCGCTACCCGTGGGGGTACCAGAACATCACCTTCCCCGAGCTCGGCAAGCTCGTCTCCTATCTCGGCACCGGCCTCATCGCCCACGGCCTCGGCGAGCGCGACCGCGTGGCGCTCCTCGCGGAGAACAGCCCCGAGTGGACGATCGTCTACGCCGCGGTCGCCTCCTGCCGCGCGACGATCGTGCCCCTCGACTACCAGCTCCGCGAGAACGAGGTGCGCCATCTCCTGATGCACTCGGGGGCGCGGTTCCTCGTGACGACCGAGAAGATCTACAACGAGCGGATCGCCGACCTCCATCTCGGCGGCGTCACGGTCGTCGTGATCGCCGAGGGCGAGAGCGAGCTCGGCGTGCCGACGCTCGGCCAGGTCATGGCCGAGGGCAAGGAGAAGGTGAACGGCGGTGACGGCTCCTTCGTCCGCCGCAAGGACGCCGTCTCGCCGGAGGACATCGCGGCCATCTGCTACACATCGGGCACGACGGGCACCCCGAAGGGGGCAATGCTCCTCCACCGCAACATCACGGCGAACGTCCGGCAGATCCTCGCGCGGCTCGATTTCGCCGAGACCGACGTCTTCCTCTCGCTTCTGCCGCTCCACCACACCTTCGCCACCACGTGCAACTTCCTCGCGCCCGTGGCCGCGGGATGCACGATCGTCTTCGGACGGTCGATCAAGCAGCGCGACATCCGCGAGGACATCGAGCGCGAGGGCGTGACGATCCTGATCGGCGTGCCCCTGCTCTTCCAGCACATGGCGAAGGCGCTCCCCAAGGCCGCCCCGCGTCCCGTGAAGCAGAAGAAGGAGGGCGGCAACCCCGTCTCGCGCTTCTTCGGCGGGATCGCCAGCGGGATCAGGCGGCTCTTCGGCATCGGCGGCGGACCCTCGCGCGCGGCCAGGCAGGTCGTCGCGGCGGGGCCCTTCGGCCGCCTCAAGTACATGGTGAGCGGCGCGGCGGCGCTTCGCCCCGACATCGAGGACGCCTTCCTCGCCCTCGACATCCCGATGCTGCAGGGCTACGGCCTCACCGAGGCCTCGCCGGTCATCTCGGTGAACCTCCCCGGCAAGGCCAGGAGCGGCACGGTGGGCCCGCCCCTTCCCGGCATCGAGGCGAAGATCGTCTCTCCCGACGACGAGGGTGTCGGCGAGCTCTGCATCCGCGGCGACAACGTGATGCAGGGCTACTACAACAACCCGCAGGCGACGGCCGAGGTGCTCTCGGGCGGCTGGCTCCGCACGGGCGACCTCGGGCGGATCGACGAGGCCGGCTACATCACGATCGCCGGCCGCAAGAAATCGGTGATCGTCTCGGCCGGCGGGAAGAACATCCACCCCGCCGAGATCGAGGCCCTCATCGAGGAGAGCCCCTACGTGATCGAGTCGCTCGTCATGGGGATCGACGACCGCAAGGGCAACGTCCGCCTCGGCGCCGTCGTCGTCCCCGACTACGACGCGCTCTCCAACGACGACGAGTTCGGCGACGACCTCACCGAGGACACGATCCGCCAGACGATCGCCGCCGAGATCAAGCGTCTCTGCGAGGGGCTTCCCGACTACAAGCGGGTTCTCGAGTTCCAGATCCGCGACCACGAGCTGCCGCGGACGACCACGCGCAAGATCAAGCGCCACCTGGTCAAATGGGTCGAGGAAGCATAA
- a CDS encoding nitroreductase family protein: MNNDNIFARRSIRRYTSEPVAEERIRALLDAAMAAPSANNLKPWHFVVVTERRMLDALSEAHPYAAMLREATAAVAVIGDPGISEGYWEQDCAAATENLLVAAAGLGLGTCWLGVHPREDRVKKIGELLGVPADKKTLALVAVGHPSESKEPRTQYDAGRDHRERW, translated from the coding sequence ATGAACAACGACAACATCTTCGCCCGGCGCAGCATCCGCCGCTACACGAGCGAGCCGGTCGCCGAGGAGCGGATCCGCGCGCTCCTCGATGCGGCGATGGCCGCGCCGTCGGCCAACAACCTCAAGCCGTGGCACTTCGTCGTCGTGACCGAACGCCGGATGCTCGACGCGCTCTCCGAGGCCCACCCCTACGCGGCGATGCTCCGCGAGGCCACGGCCGCCGTCGCCGTCATCGGCGACCCGGGGATCTCGGAAGGCTACTGGGAGCAGGACTGCGCGGCCGCCACGGAGAACCTCCTCGTCGCGGCCGCCGGGCTCGGGCTCGGCACCTGCTGGCTCGGCGTCCACCCGCGCGAGGACCGCGTGAAGAAGATCGGCGAACTCCTCGGCGTGCCGGCGGACAAGAAGACGCTCGCCCTCGTCGCCGTCGGGCACCCGTCCGAGTCGAAGGAGCCGCGCACGCAGTACGACGCCGGGCGCGACCACCGCGAGCGCTGGTAG
- a CDS encoding Fic family protein: protein MRTYKRTHPWIDFTYDTRKASYVHWLLLGEAQSKCNHFVRVPMLPEVAKHFYGIYLAKGVIATTAIEGNTLTEEDALRHLEGTLELPPSKEYLRQEIDNIIEACKMTGQRILEATSIGLSVDDIKQYNRLVLRKLPLGEGIVPGEIRTRSVVVGGYRGAPAEDCEYLLSRLCDWINGELEAPPAYRMAFGILKAILAHLYIAWIHPFGDGNGRTARLVEFHLLLSVGVPATAAHLLSNHYNQTRSEYYRRLDLAHKAGENVFSFVEYALNGFVDGLKEQIEIIKNQQIAVHWKNYVRDRFQDKTGKPDLRRKWLVLDLSGEREPVPVAKIRYVTPRIAEAYAGKTDKTVQRDITALIDMGLVVKSDRGVRARMEIMSAFIAPFRT, encoded by the coding sequence ATGCGGACATACAAACGGACACATCCTTGGATAGATTTCACGTACGATACGAGGAAGGCTTCGTATGTCCACTGGCTCCTCCTCGGTGAAGCCCAGTCCAAGTGCAATCATTTCGTTCGGGTGCCGATGCTTCCCGAGGTCGCGAAGCATTTCTACGGAATATATCTCGCCAAGGGCGTGATCGCGACGACGGCGATCGAGGGAAACACCCTCACCGAGGAGGATGCGCTCAGGCATCTCGAAGGTACGCTGGAGCTGCCCCCCTCGAAGGAATATCTCCGGCAGGAGATAGACAACATCATCGAGGCGTGCAAAATGACCGGGCAGCGTATTCTGGAGGCGACCTCTATCGGGTTGAGTGTTGATGACATCAAGCAGTACAACAGGCTCGTGCTCCGGAAGCTTCCACTCGGTGAAGGCATCGTCCCGGGCGAGATCCGGACGCGCAGCGTCGTCGTCGGCGGATACCGCGGAGCGCCCGCCGAGGATTGCGAGTACCTGCTGTCGCGGCTCTGCGACTGGATCAACGGGGAACTGGAGGCGCCGCCCGCATACAGGATGGCCTTCGGCATCCTCAAGGCCATCCTGGCGCATCTCTACATCGCCTGGATCCATCCGTTCGGCGACGGCAACGGCCGTACCGCGCGACTCGTCGAGTTCCACCTGCTCCTGTCGGTCGGGGTGCCGGCAACGGCGGCCCACCTCCTGAGCAACCACTACAACCAGACGAGATCGGAGTACTACCGCCGGCTCGACCTGGCCCACAAGGCCGGCGAGAACGTCTTCTCGTTCGTCGAATACGCCCTGAACGGATTCGTCGACGGCCTGAAGGAACAGATCGAGATCATCAAGAATCAGCAGATCGCCGTTCACTGGAAGAATTACGTTCGTGACCGATTCCAGGACAAGACCGGCAAGCCCGACTTGCGGCGAAAATGGCTGGTGCTCGATCTGTCCGGCGAACGGGAACCGGTCCCGGTCGCGAAGATCCGATACGTCACTCCACGGATCGCCGAGGCGTATGCCGGGAAGACCGACAAGACGGTGCAGCGGGATATCACTGCACTGATCGACATGGGACTGGTCGTGAAGAGCGATCGGGGCGTGCGGGCCAGGATGGAGATCATGTCCGCCTTCATCGCGCCGTTCAGAACATAG
- a CDS encoding RNA methyltransferase, whose product MDTGDTLRITSAQNERLKAAAALRKRRERDRTGLTLVEGYREIERAVRAGVGIVEIFLGPGADEDAAVASLASRLAAAGAPTCAVASRAWDKLAVREGTVPIVVVARVPERGLGTLSDAAGPGETPLYLVADRVEKPGNVGAILRSADGAGITGLVVSDGATDLFNPNVVRASIGTVFTVPAAACTATDAIGWLRSRGARIVVAALAGGAVPYSAVDYTGPTAIVVGSEETGVGPDWLHAADEIVRIPMRGAADSLNVSISAAVLLFEARRQRGQRAD is encoded by the coding sequence ATGGACACTGGCGACACCCTCCGGATCACCTCCGCGCAGAACGAGCGCCTCAAGGCCGCGGCCGCGCTGCGCAAGCGCCGCGAGCGCGACCGCACCGGCCTGACCCTCGTCGAGGGGTACCGCGAGATCGAGCGCGCCGTCCGCGCGGGCGTGGGGATCGTGGAGATCTTCCTCGGCCCCGGCGCCGACGAGGATGCGGCGGTCGCCTCGCTCGCCTCGCGCCTCGCCGCGGCGGGGGCGCCGACCTGCGCCGTCGCCTCACGCGCCTGGGACAAGCTCGCCGTGCGCGAGGGGACCGTGCCGATCGTCGTCGTGGCCCGCGTCCCCGAGCGGGGGCTCGGCACCCTGTCGGACGCGGCCGGGCCGGGCGAAACGCCCCTCTACCTCGTCGCCGACCGCGTCGAGAAGCCGGGGAACGTCGGCGCGATCCTGCGCTCGGCCGACGGGGCCGGCATCACCGGGCTCGTCGTCTCCGACGGCGCCACCGACCTCTTCAACCCCAACGTCGTCCGGGCGAGCATCGGCACCGTCTTCACCGTGCCGGCGGCCGCCTGCACGGCGACCGATGCGATCGGCTGGCTGCGCTCGCGCGGCGCGCGGATCGTCGTGGCCGCCCTCGCGGGAGGCGCCGTGCCGTACTCGGCGGTCGACTACACGGGACCGACGGCGATCGTGGTGGGAAGCGAGGAGACGGGGGTCGGGCCGGACTGGCTCCACGCGGCCGACGAGATCGTCCGCATCCCGATGCGCGGCGCGGCCGACTCGCTCAACGTCTCGATCTCCGCCGCGGTCCTCCTCTTCGAGGCCCGCAGGCAGCGGGGGCAGCGCGCCGATTGA